From a region of the Candida albicans SC5314 chromosome 1, complete sequence genome:
- the RPP1 gene encoding RNA-binding RNA processing protein (Putative ortholog of S. cerevisiae Rpp1; subunit of both RNase MRP and nuclear RNase P; rat catheter and Spider biofilm induced) — MSYDLNIPWPVSNYDKSPTLQQLTNLRNIIITNYSLGITHQAINFQISIESVKIPTTKINPIPINQLSNELLPKFPKLKLFSRLTLIVNDSSKLPQLNKLQNQFDIIAIQPLNEKVLQLSILNLDIDLISINLASKLSFYLKFKTLNNATEKGIKFEICYSQLISGNTNSGGGGYIDDSTNTNLIKKNFFNNVLQLIRGCRSRGIIISSGAQTSLQLRNLSDILILLKTLSSSPSDLSKNNCSKFITINPERVLINGKLKQKSHRQTIVVNNDGDLLQEKQTISGSGGGFKKKLDDTSSGRLLKKRKTTK; from the coding sequence ATGTCTTATGATTTAAATATACCATGGCCAGTAAGTAATTATGATAAATCGCCAAcattacaacaattaacCAATCTTCgaaatattatcatcacTAATTATTCATTAGGTATAACTCATCAAGCAATTAATTTCCAAATATCAATAGAATCAGTGAAAATACCAACcaccaaaatcaatccAATACctataaatcaattatcaaatgaattattacCTAAATTCCccaaattaaaattattttctCGATTAACTTTAATAGTTAAtgattcatcaaaattACCTCAACTCaataaattacaaaatcaatttgatataattGCTATTCAAccattaaatgaaaaagttttacaattatcaatattaaatttagatattgatttaatatcaattaatttagcATCgaaattatcattttatttaaaatttaaaactttaaatAATGCTACTGAAAAAGGtataaaatttgaaatttgttaTAGTCAATTAATATCAGGCAACACAAACAGTGGAGGAGGAGGATATATTGACGATTCAACAAATACTAATTTGATtaagaagaattttttcaataatgtaTTACAATTAATCCGTGGATGTAGATCAAGAGGCATAATTATATCAAGTGGAGCTCAAACATCATTACAATTAAGAAATTTATCGgatattttaatattattgaaaactttaaGTTCTTCACCTTCAGATTTATCGAAAAATAATTGTTCGAAATTTATAACTATTAATCCAGAAAGAGTATTAATTAATGggaaattaaaacaaaaatctCATCGACAaactattgttgttaataatgatgGAGATTTATTGcaagaaaaacaaacaatttctGGTAGTGGGGGTGGGTTTAAGAAGAAATTAGATGATACTTCATCTGGCCgattattgaaaaagaggaaaacaacaaaatag
- the SKO1 gene encoding Sko1p (bZIP transcription factor; involved in cell wall damage response; represses the yeast-to-hypha transition; mutants are caspofungin sensitive; induced by osmotic stress via Hog1; induced by Mnl1 under weak acid stress): MSSDHKSKFDLELNPFERSFATKESSSVSLNELAAASNNDAISDVNSVATSGSSINNGSSSNKHNLHIPNISSVNQQQGVNGKLPGITPPLFTPGGRRLPPIGLSPGGTTSRQYSNSTNSGSLQSNTDTLGSNIWGGLPTNQTFQPQPQPQPQPQQQQQPQQQQQTQQPHNFNQFMSGMRKTGLTPNESNIRSGLTPGGLTNFGFGSNLVPGLSTPGALLNGPITPGLSSLLGITQTPSSLLVPTTSSFSQNNQSHLIQPAANTSVGPIPESTALGPHVNIPQANQLQQDQSSQALVGGLPPSQPQPQPQPVIAQQIHTIPENQSIAFDMTQPAVANAHLPESKPDLSETANLQRDLNPTADTTTNTTTATKKRKNDTAGGTNKKAKVAKGKKKEPKSKSKGKNNQEDDQNASNKPEDENVPGKENGNEENHKVEAESKEEHLQNGNETTTTKTNNTGNSSNGTTTTTTTKSKSKKNSNVSEDDKRKNFLERNRVAASKCRQRKKLLIQKMEEELEFYSNGYRELSAEVNELRGAILLLKEKHNIQDEIIDGLLSKPTTVPTNVTSIPSTIPTTLNPT, from the exons ATGTCCAGTGAC cataaatccaaatttgatttagaaCTTAATCCATTCGAAAGATCATTTGCTACCAAAGAATCTTCGAGTGTATCGTTAAATGAATTAGCAGCAGCATCAAACAATGACGCCATTTCCGATGTCAATAGTGTTGCTACTAGTGgatcatcaataaataatggTAGTTCCAGTAATAAACACAACCTACATATTCCCAACATCTCCAGTGtcaaccaacaacaaggTGTGAATGGTAAATTACCAGGTATTACGCCACCTTTGTTCACACCTGGAGGAAGAAGATTGCCACCTATAGGATTATCTCCTGGGGGCACAACCAGTAGACAATATTCAAACAGTACCAATAGTGGGAGTTTACAAAGTAATACTGATACCCTTGGGTCCAATATATGGGGTGGATTACCTACTAATCAAACTTttcaaccacaaccacaaccacaaccacaaccacaacagcagcaacaaccccagcaacagcaacaaacTCAGCAGCCTCATAATTTCAACCAGTTCATGTCCGGCATGCGTAAAACCGGATTAACAccaaatgaatcaaatattaGACTGGGGTTAACACCTGGTGGTTTAACtaattttggatttggtaGTAATTTAGTTCCCGGTTTATCCACTCCAGGTGCATTATTGAATGGACCAATTACTCCTGGGTTATCTAGTTTATTGGGTATAACACAAACCCCTCTGAGTTTATTAGTGCCCACTACAAGCAGTTTTCTGCAAAATAATCAGTCTCATTTAATTCAACCAGCTGCCAATACCTCAGTAGGACCAATACCGGAATCAACTGCTCTTGGTCCTCATGTAAATATTCCCCAGGCTAACCAACTTCAGCAAGATCAATCTTCTCAAGCGTTGGTTGGTGGACTTCCGCCCTCACAACCGCAACCACAACCGCAACCAGTGATAGCGCAACAAATCCATACTATTCCAGagaatcaatcaattgcaTTTGATATGACACAACCTGCAGTCGCAAATGCCCACCTCCCTGAATCAAAACCTGATTTATCAGAAACAGCTAACTTGCAAAGAGATTTGAACCCCACCGCAGACACCACCACAAATACCACTACTGCTACtaagaaaaggaaaaatgACACTGCTGGTGGTACTAATAAAAAGGCTAAAGTTGCGAagggaaagaaaaaagaacccaaatcaaaatcaaaggGTAAAAACAATCAAGAAGATGACCAAAATGCATCGAATAAACCAGAGGATGAGAATGTACctggaaaagaaaatggcAATGAAGAAAACCATAAGGTAGAAGCAGAATCGAAAGAAGAACATTTACAAAATGGGAATGaaaccaccacaaccaaaacaaataataccGGTAATTCATCCAACGGCActacaaccaccaccaccacaaaaTCGAAGAGTaagaaaaattcaaatgtttCTGAAGATGATAAACGGAAAAATTTCCTTGAACGAAATCGTGTTGCAGCATCTAAATGTCGTCAACgtaaaaaattattaattcaaaaaatggaagaagaattagaattttattcaaatggTTATAGAGAATTATCTGCTGAAGTGAATGAATTGCGTGGTGCCATATTacttttgaaagaaaaacatAATATTCAAGATGAAATCATTGATGGATTATTACTGAAACCAACTACGGTTCCAACAAACGTTACATCAATTCCATCAACTATACCAACTACTTTAAATCCTACATAg
- a CDS encoding peptidylprolyl isomerase (Putative peptidyl-prolyl cis-trans isomerase), whose amino-acid sequence MSNLTPIATYNLALQPFQPVPAIEDDFPISIRITLASLDPEAADDKAEPSSLRILKKSNSLLSDDYFEDDDDDEEEDDEEDELDDEEEEEEAEEEKSSKKSNGKKSSKKDEDEEEDDEEEDDEDNDEDDVSEYIVCTLSPKHQYQQTLDLTITPDEEVYFVVTGSYPIHLTGNYIEHPADQDEEDYDNEDEDYDDEYDLSPDEDEIIYGAPLDDEYDDEEESEEEGTPKIEEIVEEKEKVKESPKESKKRVAEESTSKKSKKAKKDEKKSVQFSKELEQGPTGSTLVEKDNKKATPTKDKKETPVKDDGDKKKKFPTKTLLGGVITEDRKIGSGATAKSGAKVGIRYIGKLKNGKVFDKNTSGKPFSFKLGKGECIKGFDLGVTGMAVGGERRVIIPPKMGYGSQALPGIPANSELTFDIKLVSLK is encoded by the coding sequence atgTCTAATTTAACTCCAATTGCTACTTATAATTTGGCTTTACAACCATTTCAACCAGTTCCTGCCATTGAAGATGATTTCCCAATTTCTATTAGAATCACTTTAGCTTCATTAGACCCTGAAGCCGCTGATGATAAAGCTGAACCTTCAAGTTTaagaattttgaaaaaatcaaattcattattgagtgatgattattttgaagatgatgatgacgatgaagaagaagatgacgaagaagatgaattggacgatgaagaagaagaagaagaagcagaagaagaaaaatcttCAAAGAAATCTAATGGTAAAAAGTCCAGTAagaaagatgaagatgaagaagaagacgatgAGGAAGAAGACGATGAAGACAACGATGAAGATGACGTTTCTGAATACATTGTTTGTACTTTATCACCAAAACATCAATACCAACAAACTCTTGATTTAACTATTACTCCAGATGAAGaagtttattttgttgttactGGTTCATACCCAATTCATTTGACTGGTAATTATATTGAGCATCCAGCTGatcaagatgaagaagattatgataatgaagatgaagattaCGATGATGAATATGATTTGTCTCcagatgaagatgaaatcaTTTATGGTGCTCCATTAGATGATGAATAtgacgatgaagaagaaagtgaagaagaaggaacTCCAAagattgaagaaattgttgaagaaaaagaaaaagttaaGGAATCACCAAAAGAATCCAAAAAAAGAGTCGCTGAAGAATCAACTTCtaaaaaatctaaaaaggctaaaaaagatgaaaagaaatcagttcaattttcaaaagaatTAGAACAAGGTCCAACTGGTTCTACATTAGTCGAAAAGGACAATAAGAAAGCCACTCCAACTAAAGATAAAAAGGAAACCCCAGTGAAAGATGATGGtgataaaaagaaaaaattccCAACCAAGACTTTATTAGGTGGTGTTATAACTGAAGATAGAAAAATTGGTTCTGGTGCCACTGCCAAATCCGGTGCTAAAGTTGGTATTAGATATATTggtaaattgaaaaatggtaAAGTTTTCGATAAAAATACTTCAGGGAAACCATTTAGTTTTAAATTAGGTAAAGGTGAATGTATTAAAGGATTTGATTTAGGTGTTACTGGTATGGCTGTTGGTGGTGAAAGAAGAGTTATTATCCCACCAAAAATGGGTTATGGATCTCAAGCTTTGCCAGGTATTCCAGCTAATTCAGAATTGACTTTTGATATTAAATTGGTTTCCTTGAAATAa
- a CDS encoding uncharacterized protein (Protein with a predicted cytochrome b5-like Heme/Steroid binding domain; Hap43, caspofungin repressed; flow model biofilm induced) encodes MRDSRTKFSFLDILRILGGILFLNAFLSWWFTSTSTWGYRGKWLNTDYLKFRLFNANNPLNLTISELSLYNGTDKHLPIYLAIDGIVFDVSSSPKVYGPGGPYHELTGKDAARVYVTGCFNKKDEYTYDLRGLDETEAENDIQSWQQFFFDHDKYWYVGTVQHEPITSDPPAPCEHMKFPGMH; translated from the coding sequence ATGAGAGATTCAAGAACgaaattttctttcctAGATATATTACGTATACTTGGAGgcattttatttttaaatgcATTTTTATCATGGTGGTTCacatcaacttcaacatGGGGGTATCGAGGGAAATGGTTAAACActgattatttaaaattccGTTTATTCAATGCCAATAATCCATTAAATTTAACAATATCGGAATTAAGTTTATATAATGGGACTGATAAACATTTACCCATATATTTAGCTATTGATGGGATAGTTTTTGATGTGTCTTCATCACCAAAAGTTTATGGACCTGGAGGTCCATATCACGAATTAACGGGGAAAGATGCAGCTAGAGTTTATGTTACTGGatgttttaataaaaaagatgaatATACTTATGATTTAAGAGGATTAGATGAAACTGAGGCAGAGAATGATATACAATCTTggcaacaattttttttcgatCATGATAAATATTGGTATGTTGGTACGGTACAACATGAACCAATTACCAGTGATCCACCTGCTCCCTGTGAACATATGAAGTTCCCCGGAATGCATTAA
- the STR2 gene encoding cystathionine gamma-synthase (Ortholog(s) have cystathionine gamma-synthase activity, role in transsulfuration and cytosol, nucleus localization), producing the protein MPSQEIGMPIPNMPHAVSVTLPTWEATVGYEEGEDWVVSKMNSGYPRFFIHSSIQKLCSNLEKKYGRDGERCMCFPSYKVAKRCREFIKAHTVNQTSFKIRVLQLSTLEPSNDTEKSTMIGATIGVVFFPRSEYPLAKNYWQHSGEGISSRMGEYILKELFEKDNDNNDNYNNSNGADISKMSGNLKQELQSLQIQSRSPSISASRASSAAGYNIDDVNRDFDSFIEQKYGRVLDLKFANEAKAALRRRIAGKADKSTERVEELERAKRGKHLNENDVYLFPSGMASIFYAHHALLNVSDQPKKSVCFGFPYVDTLNILKKFGPGVHFLGLGDDESLDNLEEQLSQGLDILALFCECPSNPLLKTPNLHRIRQLADKYNFAIVIDETVGNFINIHVLPYADMVASSLTKVFSGDSNVLAGSLILNPDSKYYTILKTFFNKEYEDLFWAEDALWLERNSRDFVERVHKIDDTSAKVVELLQNSPLISQIYYPSVSDSKKYYDVIKNEGGGYGGLISFLFKQPQQAVKFFNAVNLHKGPSLGTNFTLACPYAILAHYQELDEISQWGVDRNLIRISIGLEDPTELLDVLQKSLDESI; encoded by the coding sequence ATGCCTTCACAAGAAATAGGGATGCCTATCCCAAATATGCCACATGCTGTTTCTGTGACTTTACCAACATGGGAAGCAACAGTAGGTTATGAAGAAGGTGAAGATTGGGTagtttcaaaaatgaattCAGGTTATCCTCgatttttcattcattcttcaattcaaaaattatgttccaatttagaaaaaaaatatggtCGAGACGGAGAAAGATGTATGTGTTTCCCCAGTTATAAAGTAGCTAAACGATGTCgtgaatttattaaagCTCATACTGTTAATCAAACTTCATTTAAAATTCGAGTATTACAATTGAGTACACTTGAACCAAGTAACGATACAGAAAAATCAACTATGATAGGAGCCACTATTGGAGTAGTTTTCTTCCCTAGATCAGAATATCCTTTGGCAAAGAATTATTGGCAACATTCAGGTGAAGGTATTTCATCAAGAATGGGGGAATAcattttaaaagaattatttgaaaaagataatgacaataatgataattataataattccAATGGTGCTGATATTTCTAAAATGTCAGGAAACCTCAAACAAGAACTCCAATCTTTACAAATTCAAAGTCGTTCTCCATCCATTTCGGCCTCTCGAGCTTCTAGTGCTGCTGGatataatattgatgatgttaaccgtgattttgattcatttattgaacaaaaatatGGTCGAGTtttagatttgaaatttgctAATGAAGCCAAAGCAGCTttaagaagaagaattgcTGGCAAGGCAGATAAATCAACTGAACGagttgaagaattagaaaGAGCGAAAAGAGGTAAAcatttaaatgaaaatgatgtaTATTTATTCCCCTCAGGGATGGCATCGATATTTTATGCTCATCATGCATTACTCAATGTTTCTGATCAGCCTAAAAAATCTGTTTGTTTTGGATTCCCGTACGTTGATACtttgaatatattgaagaaatttggTCCTGGGGTACATTTCCTTGGATTAGGGGATGATGAATCGTTAGATAATTTAGAAGAACAATTAAGTCAAGGATTGGATATATTGGCACTTTTCTGTGAATGTCCTTCAAATCCACTTTTGAAAACTCCAAATTTGCATAGAATAAGACAATTGGCcgataaatataattttgcCATTGTTATAGATGAAACGGTGGggaatttcattaatattcATGTATTGCCATATGCTGATATGGTGGCATCTTCATTAACTAAAGTATTTTCCGGGGATTCAAATGTTTTAGCTGGAtcattgatattgaatcCTGATTCCAAGTATTATactattttgaaaacatttttcaataaagaaTATGAAGATTTATTTTGGGCTGAAGATGCCCTTTGGTTAGAACGTAATTCACgtgattttgttgaaagagtacataaaattgatgatacGTCAGcaaaagttgttgaattattacaaaataGTCCATTGATTTcacaaatttattatccTAGTGTTTCTGATTCGAAAAAATACTATGATGTTATAAAGAATGAAGGTGGTGGTTATGGAGGattaatatcatttttatttaaacaaCCTCAACAAGCtgtcaaatttttcaacgCAGTAAATCTTCACAAGGGTCCATCTTTAGGTACAAATTTTACTTTGGCATGTCCTTATGCTATATTAGCTcattatcaagaattagATGAAATTTCTCAATGGGGGGTCGATAGAAATTTGATTCGTATAAGTATTGGATTAGAAGATCCAACTGAATTGCTTGATGTATTGCAAAAAAGTTTAGATGAAAGTATATAG
- the HMG1 gene encoding hydroxymethylglutaryl-CoA reductase (NADPH) (HMG-CoA reductase; enzyme of sterol pathway; inhibited by lovastatin; gene not transcriptionally regulated in response to lovastatin and fluconazole) encodes MLSFLTEVTGAIAQTSARRPIQFMVVPALLASIAYLSIIDDYIPEHIKSSSGSSGISYYHPYTSSHYKSQPDLDKWTAIDKEHINDDIYTQANQISVIPLRFRRFQDVVPNVPNAIHISDNEQILIVPTDQIENSLDQLQEITNNGITWKARNNDKLAKYYDYIRYGLNKVQDAIQHAENFDILLIFVAYLGMWYALIKVFVDMRKIGSKFWLAFSTLTSSTFAFLLALLVSNKFLHTKVSLLSLSEGIPFLVSVIGFKHKVSIATIVANSSTASPEDVPHVVGKAVSSHCLSMLRDHLVVIGGLLSCAIYAHHLTGLRNFCILSSLILSFDLILVYTFFSAILGLKVEINRARRTEDLQNALEEEGISSLVAARVAEQSATIEHPNEHNFFKSNNSSIAYFKVIMSLGFFAFHAFWLGSSWLYSTTDGGESFSRFSFLSNIPTLSQDISQQIPIGRKGTVVTILPTIFFMPSGFMVQLEDFIYLVLSKFSSAIRDSIISKFLVFGFALSIVTNVYFLNAARYQVSATHKLIEKEISRPQDSSVTATTTTTATGTTSSGAATSKTIGNNKGLKSVQEIPDNEDESSDEELEIKAPVKVLPLEECVKVLKEGKVKTLSNDEVSSLVVGGKLPLYALEKQLADNKRAVIVRRKAIAKLANAPVLDTNRLPYAHYDYDRVFGACCENVIGYMPLPVGVAGPLIIDEKPYHIPMATTEGCLVASTMRGCKAINAGGGVETVLTRDGMTRGPCVRFPTLKRAGAAKLWIDSEQGQATIKKAFNSTSRFARLQHIQTALAGTSLFIRFRTTTGDAMGMNMISKGVEYSLKYMVEECGWDDMEIVSVSGNYCTDKKPAAINWIEGRGKSIVAAARIPADVVTKVLKSDVDALVELNISKNLVGSAMAGSVGGFNAHAANLVTAVYLACGQDPAQNVESSNCITLMEKDKETGDLNVSVSMPSIEVGTIGGGTILEPQGAMLDLLGVRGPHPTNPGANAQQLAKIVASAVLAAELSLCSALAAGHLVQSHMQHNRSKAPAAGATTTTTPAITDSKASNGSIASNGKDLKRLEEGSVTCIKS; translated from the coding sequence ATGCTTAGTTTTCTAACAGAAGTGACTGGTGCTATAGCACAAACTTCTGCTCGTCGaccaattcaattcatgGTTGTACCTGCTTTATTAGCATCCATCGCGTATTTATCAATCATTGACGATTATATTCCTGAACATATTAAATCTAGTTCTGGTTCATCGGGTATAAGTTATTATCATCCTTATACTTCTTCTCATTATAAATCTCAACCCGATTTGGATAAATGGACTGCTATTGATAAAGAACatattaatgatgatatttaCACTCAAGCTAATCAAATTAGTGTTATACCATTAAGATTTAGAAGATTTCAAGATGTTGTTCCTAATGTTCCTAATGCCATTCACATTTCTGATAATGAACAAATATTAATTGTCCCAACtgatcaaattgaaaattctttagatcaattacaagaaatCACTAATAATGGTATTACTTGGAAAGCAAGGAATAATGACAAATTGGCAAAATATTATGATTATATTAGATATGGTTTAAACAAAGTTCAAGATGCCATTCAACATGCAGAAAATTTCGATATACTTTTAATATTTGTCGCCTATCTTGGTATGTGGTATGCATTAATTAAagtatttgttgatatgAGAAAAATTGGCTCGAAATTTTGGTTAGcattttcaactttaacatcatcaacatttgCATTTTTATTGGCTTTATTGGTGtccaataaatttttacaTACTAAAGTTTCATTATTAAGTCTTTCAGAAGGGATTCCATTTTTGGTTTCAGTAATTGGATTTAAACATAAAGTATCAATTGCTACTATTGTTgccaattcttcaacagCATCACCAGAAGATGTCCCTCATGTTGTTGGTAAAGCAGTTTCTTCTCATTGTTTAAGTATGTTGAGAGATCATTTAGTGGTTATTGGTGGATTACTTTCATGTGCCATATATGCTCATCATTTAACCGGGTTGAGaaatttttgtattttaagttcattgattttatcatttgatttgattttagtTTATACATTTTTTTCCGCCATTTTAGGTTTAAAAGTTGAAATTAATCGTGCTCGTCGTACTGAAGATTTACAGAATGCattggaagaagaaggtaTTTCTTCATTGGTGGCTGCAAGAGTTGCTGAACAATCAGCTACTATTGAACATCCTAATGAacataattttttcaaatcaaataattcttcCATTGCTTATTTTAAAGTCATAATGAGTCTTGGGTTTTTCGCTTTCCATGCATTTTGGTTAGGCAGTTCTTGGTTATATAGTACTACTGACGGTGGTGAAAGTTTTAGTCGTTTTTCATTCCTTTCCAATATTCCAACTTTAAGTCAAGATATTTCTCAGCAAATTCCTATTGGTAGAAAAGGTACTGTGGTAACCATTTTACCAACGATATTTTTTATGCCTTCAGGATTTATGGTACAATTGGAAGATTTCATTTATCTTGTGTTGAGTAAATTTAGCAGTGCCATTAGAGATAGTATAATTTCCAAGTTTTTGGTGTTTGGATTTGCTCTTTCAATTGTTACTaatgtttattttttgaatgcTGCTCGTTATCAAGTTAGTGCTACtcataaattaattgaaaaagaaatttccCGTCCTCAGGATAGTAGTGTCACCGCcactactaccactactGCAACCGGTACTACCTCTTCTGGTGCTGCCACTTCCAAAACTATTGGCAATAACAAAGGGTTGAAATCAGTTCAAGAAATTCCTGacaatgaagatgaatcaTCAGATGAAGAACTTGAAATTAAAGCCCCAGTCAAAGTATTACCACTTGAAGAATGTGTTAAAGTATTGAAAGAAGGTAAAGTGAAAACTCTATCTAATGATGAAGTATCATCTTTAGTTGTTGGTGGTAAATTACCATTATATGCATTGGAAAAACAATTAGCTGATAATAAAAGAGCCGTCATTGTTCGTCGTAAAGCTATTGCAAAATTAGCTAATGCCCCAGTGTTAGACACAAATCGTTTACCTTATGCTcattatgattatgataGAGTATTTGGTGCTTGTTGTGAAAATGTGATTGGATATATGCCATTACCTGTTGGAGTTGCTGGTCCATTAATCATTGATGAAAAACCTTATCATATCCCTATGGCTACTACTGAAGGTTGTCTTGTTGCCTCGACCATGCGTGGTTGTAAAGCCATTAATGCTGGTGGTGGGGTTGAAACCGTTTTAACTCGTGATGGAATGACTAGAGGTCCATGTGTTCGCTTCCCTACTTTGAAAAGAGCTGGTGCTGCTAAATTATGGATTGATTCTGAACAAGGTCAAGCCACTATCAAAAAAGCTTTCAATTCAACTTCTAGATTTGCTCGTTTACAACATATTCAAACCGCCCTTGCTGGAACTTCATTATTTATACGATTCAGAACTACTACTGGTGATGCCATGGGGATGAATATGATTTCAAAAGGGGTTGAATATTCATTGAAATATATGGTTGAAGAATGTGGTTGGGATGATATGGAAATTGTTTCCGTATCAGGTAATTATTGTACTGATAAAAAACCAGCAGCCATAAATTGGATTGAAGGTAGAGGTAAATCtattgttgctgctgccCGAATTCCTGCTGATGTTGTCACTaaagttttgaaatctGATGTTGATGCCTTGGTGgaattaaatatttctaAAAATTTGGTGGGATCAGCCATGGCTGGTTCAGTGGGAGGATTTAATGCTCACGCAGCAAATTTAGTGACAGCAGTGTATTTAGCATGTGGACAAGATCCAGCTCAAAATGTTGAATCGTCCAATTGTATCACCTTAATGGAAAAGGATAAAGAAACGGGTGATTTGAACGTTTCTGTGTCAATGCCTTCGATTGAAGTAGGAACCATTGGTGGAGGTACGATTTTAGAGCCTCAAGGAGCTATGTTAGATTTATTAGGTGTTCGTGGTCCTCATCCAACTAATCCAGGTGCAAATGCTCAACAATTGGCGAAAATTGTTGCCTCAGCAGTATTGGCCGCTGAATTATCTCTTTGTTCTGCTTTGGCTGCTGGTCATTTGGTCCAATCACATATGCAACATAACCGTAGTAAAGCACCTGCTGCTGgtgctactactactactactccGGCAATTACTGATTCTAAAGCTAGTAATGGAAGTATTGCAAGTAATGGGAAAGATTTGAAACGTCTTGAAGAAGGTTCAGTAACATGTATTAAATCTTAg